One Paracidovorax avenae ATCC 19860 genomic region harbors:
- a CDS encoding sensor domain-containing protein, translated as MAGEAGLSFWLHLALVGLLAAVPPRLLAGASSRRILPVLAGLAAGAASWGSLATAAWMDAVPTAVAALCFGLQAGAVSALVAALGSAVLLPAATPQAAGLLAVACALGLAWRLAQRRLPPRMSWLDLAGLGLMLALVARAWGGHAPWAGFAGVLLLGGGAKLVLGRAQAANTLGRQQSDLNAMLDASGGGRWEWFVQERRLVCHGPVYEALGIEPGGEGCHVDRWTTLRHPDDTERLAAQLQHMVAGLESTFSVEYRMRDTEGRWRWIISRGQVCERDAQGKVLRMAGIHLDATALRQVQDDVRLSEEQHSVVYQILPDPACITRLEDGRCIDVNPAFSALFGIPRAAAVGRTSLELGLWPSQQAREDMLATLRREGRVQRMPIQVQVAGMRVVPGLFSASRASIGGEECIVSVFQDLSATQRAHDQLAAAHGLLVQAGRMAGLGVWEHRHGQGLVYWSDVCFDIHGLPRGGLLPGPVEYLRDFVAAPFRNTLADLFRRGHQNAVGWSCEAQILRADDGRAVWVRVHAEPVLEAGAVTGVRGVMQDIDEWKRAAERLSQSEDRFMRIFELMPYPVLMSRRADGAYLMVNEAWERLTGIPRDQALGRTAVELGLFSAEGRRQLLDTMSGRTVHNALEITIHPRTGGDRTLLQSLHAAELDGTPVWLVSAHDITERKRNEDLIRDREALLSLTLSAASLGLWDWNISTGTVTGDARWRELHGMAATAEPPGGTGVHWTSGMAPADIENVTDALERHVAHPDSHFDATWQVAPSPSAPPGAPAGRWVRNLGKIVGYDERGRPGRMLGVSIDVTSQRVQEDMLQQLAHFDALTGLPNRVQLARRLEQAMAQARAGGWQLGVAYLDLDGFKPVNDRLGHSAGDRLLVIVAGRLTRALRPVDCVARLGGDEFVLLMPELQSRADAEQLLRRLMENLAAPYTLGTERVTVTASVGYTLYPEDASDADTLLRHADHAMYGAKQGGRNRVQPFDAAQERARQTLREQAERMREALARGQFMLYLQPKVDMRSGTVVGAEALARWKHPGQGILAPGAFLHLIEGAELEAAFGEWVVDSALDLIEQLRAGGLELPVSVNISARHLQQPGFAQWLAGRMAQRPGIPHRLLDLEITESAALYDMDHVAPQLTQLRELGITVSLDDFGTGYSSLSYLRRLPMDTLKLDRSFVHGMMSDRGDYAIVQGVIGLARSFGYSIVAEGVETEAQGLTLMRLGCTLAQGYCISRPMPPEEFPGWVVQWRAPETWRPPVVV; from the coding sequence ATGGCGGGTGAAGCGGGCCTCTCCTTCTGGCTCCACCTGGCACTGGTGGGCTTGCTGGCCGCCGTGCCTCCGCGCCTCCTGGCCGGTGCGTCCTCCCGGCGCATCCTCCCCGTGCTCGCAGGCCTGGCCGCAGGCGCGGCCTCATGGGGTTCCCTGGCCACCGCCGCCTGGATGGACGCCGTCCCCACGGCCGTCGCGGCGCTCTGCTTCGGCCTGCAGGCCGGCGCGGTGAGTGCCCTGGTGGCGGCCCTGGGCAGCGCCGTGCTGCTGCCCGCGGCCACGCCGCAGGCGGCCGGCCTGCTCGCAGTGGCTTGCGCGCTGGGCCTCGCATGGCGCCTGGCACAGCGCCGCCTCCCGCCCCGGATGTCCTGGCTGGACCTCGCCGGCCTGGGGCTCATGCTGGCACTCGTCGCACGCGCATGGGGCGGCCACGCGCCCTGGGCCGGGTTTGCTGGGGTGCTGCTCCTGGGAGGGGGCGCGAAACTGGTGCTCGGCCGTGCGCAGGCGGCCAATACGCTCGGGCGCCAGCAGTCCGACCTGAACGCGATGCTGGACGCCAGCGGCGGGGGGCGCTGGGAATGGTTCGTCCAGGAGCGGCGCCTCGTCTGCCACGGCCCTGTCTATGAAGCACTCGGCATCGAGCCCGGCGGCGAAGGCTGCCACGTGGACCGATGGACCACCCTGCGCCATCCGGATGACACCGAACGGCTCGCCGCGCAGCTGCAGCACATGGTGGCCGGGCTCGAATCCACCTTCAGCGTGGAATACCGCATGCGGGACACCGAGGGCCGCTGGCGCTGGATCATCTCCCGCGGGCAGGTGTGCGAGCGCGACGCCCAGGGCAAGGTGCTCCGCATGGCCGGCATCCACCTGGACGCGACGGCCCTGCGACAGGTGCAGGACGACGTCAGGCTCTCCGAAGAGCAGCACTCCGTCGTTTATCAAATACTGCCGGATCCGGCCTGCATCACCCGCCTGGAAGACGGCCGCTGCATCGACGTCAACCCGGCCTTCTCCGCGCTGTTCGGCATCCCCCGCGCCGCCGCCGTCGGCCGCACGTCGCTCGAACTCGGGCTCTGGCCGTCGCAGCAGGCGCGGGAGGACATGCTGGCCACCCTGCGCCGCGAAGGCCGCGTGCAGAGGATGCCCATCCAGGTGCAGGTCGCGGGCATGCGGGTCGTGCCGGGCCTGTTTTCGGCCAGCCGTGCCAGCATCGGCGGCGAAGAATGCATCGTTTCGGTCTTCCAGGACCTGTCCGCCACGCAGCGCGCGCACGACCAGCTGGCTGCCGCCCACGGCCTGCTGGTGCAGGCCGGCCGCATGGCGGGCCTGGGCGTCTGGGAGCACCGGCACGGCCAGGGGCTGGTGTACTGGTCGGACGTGTGCTTCGACATCCACGGCCTGCCCCGCGGCGGCCTGCTGCCCGGGCCCGTCGAATACCTGCGCGACTTCGTCGCCGCGCCGTTCAGGAACACCCTGGCGGACCTGTTCCGGCGCGGCCACCAGAACGCCGTGGGATGGTCCTGCGAGGCGCAGATCCTGAGGGCGGACGACGGCCGTGCGGTCTGGGTACGCGTCCATGCCGAACCGGTGCTCGAAGCCGGCGCCGTCACCGGCGTGCGGGGCGTCATGCAGGACATCGACGAGTGGAAGCGCGCGGCCGAGCGGCTGAGCCAGTCCGAAGACCGCTTCATGCGCATCTTCGAGCTGATGCCGTACCCCGTGCTCATGTCGCGCCGCGCGGATGGCGCCTACCTGATGGTCAACGAGGCCTGGGAGCGGTTGACCGGCATTCCGCGCGACCAGGCGCTGGGCCGCACGGCCGTGGAGCTCGGCCTGTTCTCCGCGGAAGGCCGCCGGCAGCTGCTCGACACCATGAGCGGCCGTACCGTCCACAACGCGCTCGAAATCACGATCCATCCGCGCACCGGCGGCGACCGCACCCTGCTGCAGTCCCTACATGCCGCCGAGCTCGACGGAACCCCCGTCTGGCTGGTCTCCGCGCACGACATCACCGAACGCAAGCGCAACGAAGACCTCATCCGCGACCGCGAGGCGCTGCTGTCGCTCACCCTGTCGGCGGCCTCACTCGGCCTGTGGGACTGGAACATTTCCACGGGCACGGTCACGGGCGATGCGCGCTGGCGCGAACTGCACGGCATGGCAGCCACCGCCGAGCCTCCGGGGGGCACAGGGGTGCACTGGACCAGCGGCATGGCGCCCGCCGACATCGAGAACGTCACCGATGCCCTGGAGCGGCACGTCGCCCACCCCGACTCCCACTTCGATGCGACCTGGCAGGTGGCGCCCAGCCCGTCCGCGCCCCCGGGCGCTCCCGCGGGCCGCTGGGTGCGCAACCTCGGCAAGATCGTGGGCTACGACGAACGGGGCCGCCCCGGGCGCATGCTCGGCGTCTCCATCGACGTGACCAGCCAGCGCGTGCAGGAGGACATGCTCCAGCAACTGGCCCATTTCGATGCGCTCACCGGCCTGCCCAACCGGGTGCAGCTCGCACGCCGCCTGGAGCAGGCCATGGCGCAGGCACGCGCCGGCGGATGGCAACTGGGCGTGGCCTACCTGGACCTCGATGGATTCAAGCCCGTGAACGACCGGCTGGGCCACAGCGCGGGCGACCGGCTCCTGGTGATCGTGGCCGGCCGGCTCACCCGGGCCCTGCGGCCCGTGGACTGTGTGGCACGGCTCGGCGGGGACGAATTCGTGCTGCTGATGCCCGAGCTGCAATCGCGCGCCGATGCCGAACAGCTGCTGCGCCGCCTCATGGAGAATCTCGCCGCCCCCTACACGCTGGGCACGGAGCGTGTCACCGTCACGGCCAGCGTGGGCTACACGCTCTATCCGGAAGACGCCTCCGATGCCGACACGCTGCTGCGCCATGCAGACCATGCGATGTATGGCGCCAAGCAGGGCGGGCGCAACCGGGTGCAACCCTTCGACGCCGCGCAGGAACGCGCCCGGCAGACGCTGCGCGAGCAGGCCGAGCGCATGCGCGAAGCCCTGGCCCGGGGACAGTTCATGCTCTACCTGCAGCCCAAGGTGGACATGCGCTCCGGCACCGTCGTCGGCGCGGAAGCGCTGGCCCGGTGGAAGCACCCCGGCCAGGGCATCCTGGCGCCGGGTGCCTTCCTCCATCTGATCGAAGGCGCGGAACTCGAAGCCGCCTTCGGTGAATGGGTGGTCGATTCGGCGCTGGACCTGATCGAGCAACTGCGTGCCGGCGGCCTGGAACTGCCGGTGAGCGTGAACATCTCGGCGCGCCACCTGCAGCAGCCAGGGTTCGCGCAGTGGCTGGCAGGCCGCATGGCCCAGCGGCCCGGCATACCGCACCGCCTGCTCGACCTGGAAATCACCGAAAGCGCGGCACTCTACGACATGGACCACGTGGCGCCGCAGTTGACGCAGTTGCGTGAACTCGGCATCACCGTGTCCCTCGACGACTTCGGGACGGGCTATTCGTCGCTGTCCTACCTGCGCCGGCTGCCCATGGACACGCTCAAGCTCGACCGCAGCTTCGTGCACGGCATGATGAGCGACCGGGGCGACTACGCCATCGTGCAGGGCGTCATCGGGCTCGCGCGCTCCTTCGGCTATTCCATCGTGGCCGAGGGCGTGGAAACGGAGGCCCAGGGCCTGACCCTGATGCGCCTGGGCTGCACCCTGGCCCAGGGATACTGCATCTCCCGGCCCATGCCTCCCGAGGAATTTCCCGGCTGGGTGGTGCAGTGGCGCGCCCCGGAAACCTGGCGCCCGCCCGTGGTCGTCTGA
- a CDS encoding DMT family transporter has translation MNAAAGVLPARHWLGEFLLLSALWGASFLFMRLGASEFGPLPTAGLRVSLATLFLWPILLRQGQWPALRRHWKPILLGGVINSAIPFALYAWAVLHITTGLSSILNATVPLFGALVAWAWLGDRIGRLRWAGLAIGFAGVALLAWRAPAAIGFKSDHAIWAVGACLLATTCYAVGASYARQHLVGLPPLATATGSQLGATLALALPALWSWPARAPGPGAWAAVIAIAVLCTGIAYILYFRLIAHAGPSRALAVTFLAPVFAVAYGALFLGESITPWMLGCGAVIVCGTMLSTGLVRPRGR, from the coding sequence GTGAACGCGGCGGCCGGCGTGCTGCCCGCCCGCCACTGGCTCGGCGAATTCCTGCTGCTTTCCGCCCTCTGGGGCGCCTCCTTCCTCTTCATGCGCCTGGGCGCGTCCGAATTCGGCCCGCTGCCCACGGCGGGGCTGCGCGTGTCGCTGGCCACCCTGTTCCTCTGGCCCATCCTGCTGCGCCAGGGCCAGTGGCCCGCGCTGCGCCGCCACTGGAAGCCGATCCTGCTGGGCGGCGTCATCAACTCCGCCATCCCGTTCGCACTCTATGCCTGGGCCGTGCTGCACATCACCACGGGGCTGTCGTCCATTCTGAATGCCACCGTGCCGCTGTTCGGCGCGCTCGTGGCCTGGGCATGGCTCGGCGACCGCATCGGCCGGCTGCGATGGGCCGGACTGGCGATCGGCTTCGCTGGCGTGGCACTGCTGGCCTGGCGCGCGCCCGCCGCGATCGGTTTCAAATCGGACCATGCCATCTGGGCGGTCGGCGCCTGCCTCCTTGCCACCACCTGCTATGCCGTGGGCGCCAGCTATGCCCGGCAGCACCTGGTGGGGCTGCCGCCACTGGCCACCGCCACGGGCAGCCAGTTGGGCGCCACCCTCGCGCTCGCCCTGCCCGCGCTGTGGTCCTGGCCGGCGCGCGCCCCGGGCCCCGGGGCCTGGGCCGCGGTCATCGCCATCGCCGTGCTGTGCACGGGCATCGCCTACATCCTGTACTTCCGCCTGATCGCGCATGCCGGGCCGAGCCGGGCGCTCGCCGTGACTTTCCTGGCCCCCGTGTTCGCGGTGGCCTACGGCGCCCTGTTCCTGGGCGAATCGATCACGCCATGGATGCTCGGCTGCGGCGCGGTCATCGTGTGCGGCACCATGCTCTCCACCGGGCTGGTACGCCCGCGCGGACGCTGA
- a CDS encoding methylated-DNA--[protein]-cysteine S-methyltransferase, translating to MPLPTASPAALVQMRIPSPLGDIRLAASAAGLAGIWFDGQRHQPTGRLDGPGAWPQDPSHPVLAATALQLREYLEGRRSRFDIPLDLTAGTAFQRDVWQALVEIPHGAVTSYAALARALGRPLAVRAVGAAVGRNPVSVIVPCHRVLGSDGTLTGYAGGLPRKTALLRLEGALPDHLRTLPLWPEGDATACGTAGPRTGVAA from the coding sequence ATGCCGCTCCCTACTGCTTCTCCCGCTGCCCTCGTCCAGATGCGCATCCCCAGCCCGCTCGGCGACATCCGCCTCGCTGCCTCGGCCGCGGGCCTGGCCGGGATCTGGTTCGACGGCCAGCGCCACCAGCCCACCGGCCGCCTCGACGGCCCCGGAGCCTGGCCCCAAGACCCTTCGCACCCGGTCCTGGCCGCCACGGCCTTGCAATTGCGCGAATACCTGGAAGGCCGGCGCAGCCGGTTCGACATTCCGCTCGATCTCACGGCCGGTACCGCCTTCCAGCGCGATGTCTGGCAGGCTCTCGTGGAGATACCGCACGGCGCCGTCACCAGTTATGCGGCCCTGGCCCGCGCCCTGGGCCGTCCGCTCGCAGTGCGGGCCGTGGGCGCGGCGGTCGGGCGCAATCCGGTCAGCGTGATCGTGCCGTGCCACCGCGTGCTCGGGTCGGACGGCACCCTCACCGGGTACGCCGGCGGCCTGCCGCGCAAAACCGCCCTGCTGCGGCTGGAAGGAGCGCTTCCGGACCACCTGCGCACCCTGCCCCTCTGGCCGGAGGGCGACGCCACCGCCTGCGGCACCGCCGGCCCGCGCACCGGGGTGGCTGCGTGA
- a CDS encoding DNA-3-methyladenine glycosylase 2 family protein — translation MMACMQSPDAPAAPPSADALDDGRYLALAARDARFDGRFFTGVTSTGIYCRPVCAVRTPRRENCRFFALAAQAENAGFRPCLRCRPELAPRVPAWSVQDARNILVREALRFLDAEGAWDAPAAGSGSAPIQRLAARLGVSDRHLRRVFEAALGISPLQYLQTRRLLTAKQLLTDTDLPVTQVALASGFGSVRRFNAAFSEHYRLQPTALRRAGSPAAAGPGTGAVRLAYRPPLDIAALLGFFAQRRIQGMEAVDAAAGLELRRTARLADAEGRECTGWLAARFDGGTAAARGGAPKPHVVLTVSSSLLPALPGVIARVRGMLDLDADPEAINAVLHGDFPHGDGLRVPGAWDGFELAVRAVLGQQVTVAAARTLAQRVVERWGEPIATPWPDLCRLFPAPSVLAGCDGDALGRLGIVRQRQAAILALSRAVAEGRLALHAAADVEATVAALRTLPGIGDWTAQYIAMRALRWPDAFPAGDVALHKALAVQSAPRPARAAEEASRAWRPWRSYAVVRAWAGTGSPEPAGTRPPPP, via the coding sequence ATGATGGCCTGCATGCAATCGCCCGACGCCCCTGCCGCCCCGCCCAGCGCCGATGCGCTGGACGACGGACGCTACCTGGCCCTTGCGGCACGCGATGCGCGGTTCGACGGGCGGTTCTTCACCGGCGTCACGTCCACGGGCATTTACTGCCGGCCCGTCTGTGCGGTCCGCACGCCGCGCCGCGAGAACTGCCGCTTTTTTGCACTGGCCGCCCAGGCGGAAAATGCCGGTTTCCGGCCCTGCCTGCGCTGCCGGCCGGAACTGGCTCCGCGCGTGCCGGCCTGGTCCGTGCAGGACGCACGCAACATCCTGGTGCGCGAGGCCCTGCGGTTCCTGGATGCGGAAGGTGCCTGGGACGCCCCTGCGGCAGGAAGCGGCAGCGCTCCCATCCAGCGCCTGGCAGCCCGCCTGGGCGTGAGCGACCGGCACCTGCGCCGCGTGTTCGAGGCAGCCCTGGGCATCTCGCCGCTCCAGTACCTGCAGACGCGCCGGCTGCTGACGGCCAAGCAATTGCTCACCGATACCGACCTGCCCGTCACCCAGGTCGCGCTGGCCAGCGGCTTCGGGAGCGTCCGGCGCTTCAATGCCGCTTTTTCCGAACACTACCGCCTCCAGCCCACCGCGCTGCGCCGCGCGGGCAGCCCTGCCGCTGCGGGCCCGGGCACCGGCGCGGTGCGCCTGGCCTACCGGCCGCCGCTGGACATCGCGGCCCTGCTGGGCTTTTTCGCGCAGCGACGCATCCAGGGCATGGAAGCCGTGGATGCGGCCGCGGGCCTCGAACTGCGCCGCACGGCCAGGCTGGCGGACGCGGAAGGACGCGAGTGCACCGGCTGGCTGGCGGCGCGCTTCGACGGCGGCACGGCAGCCGCTCGGGGCGGTGCGCCGAAGCCGCATGTGGTCCTGACCGTCTCCAGCAGCCTCCTGCCAGCCCTGCCGGGTGTCATCGCCCGGGTGCGCGGCATGCTGGACCTGGACGCGGACCCCGAGGCGATCAATGCCGTGCTGCACGGCGATTTCCCGCACGGCGACGGCTTGCGCGTCCCGGGCGCGTGGGATGGCTTCGAGCTGGCCGTGCGCGCGGTGCTCGGCCAGCAGGTCACGGTCGCCGCGGCACGCACGTTGGCGCAGCGCGTGGTGGAGCGCTGGGGCGAGCCCATCGCCACCCCCTGGCCGGATCTCTGCCGGCTGTTCCCAGCACCTTCGGTGCTGGCCGGCTGCGACGGCGACGCGCTGGGCCGGCTCGGCATCGTGCGACAGCGCCAGGCGGCCATCCTGGCGCTGTCCCGCGCGGTGGCGGAAGGCCGTCTCGCACTGCACGCCGCGGCCGATGTGGAAGCCACCGTCGCTGCCCTGCGTACCCTGCCCGGCATCGGCGACTGGACGGCGCAGTACATTGCCATGCGCGCGCTGCGGTGGCCCGACGCCTTTCCCGCAGGCGACGTCGCGCTGCACAAGGCACTGGCGGTGCAGTCCGCCCCCCGGCCGGCCCGGGCGGCGGAGGAAGCATCCCGGGCATGGCGGCCGTGGCGCAGCTACGCCGTCGTGCGTGCCTGGGCCGGCACGGGCAGCCCGGAGCCGGCCGGAACCCGGCCGCCGCCGCCTTGA
- a CDS encoding phosphomannomutase/phosphoglucomutase encodes MQLHSAIFKAYDIRGVVPTTLTEDVARALGRAFGTAARREGQATVAVGRDGRLSGPALSRALIEGLVDAGIEVIDVGAVTTPMLYFAAHTLCQSGIQVTGSHNPKDYNGFKMVLAGRAIYGEEIQGLRRTMEEESWDLQPGGSVRQADVLAAYVQRITSDVKLERPIKIVVDSGNGIAGASAPGIFRALGCEVIELFSQVDGNFPNHHPDPSKPENLRDLIRALQESDAELGLAFDGDGDRLGIVTKDGQNIFPDRQMMLFARDVLSRVPGAPILFDVKCTQRLAPAIEAVGGQAVMYKTGHSLIKARMKELDSPLGGEMSGHIFFKERWFGFDDGTYAGCRLLEILSRHDDPSAVLNDLPTSHSTPELNVACEEGEPHRLTAELQALAQSAFPEPARISTIDGLRVDWPDGFGLIRASNTTPVLVLRFEGHTPEALHRIEGAMLELLQRVKPGAAPGAAAH; translated from the coding sequence GTGCAGCTTCATTCCGCCATTTTCAAGGCCTACGATATCCGCGGCGTCGTGCCGACCACCCTGACCGAAGATGTCGCGCGCGCCCTGGGCCGTGCATTCGGCACGGCGGCCCGCCGCGAAGGCCAGGCCACCGTGGCGGTGGGACGCGACGGGCGGCTGTCCGGCCCTGCGCTGTCCCGCGCGCTGATCGAAGGGCTGGTGGATGCCGGCATCGAAGTGATCGACGTCGGCGCCGTGACCACGCCGATGCTGTACTTCGCGGCCCACACCCTGTGCCAGAGCGGCATCCAGGTGACGGGCAGCCACAATCCCAAGGACTACAACGGCTTCAAGATGGTGCTGGCCGGCCGCGCCATCTACGGTGAGGAAATCCAGGGCCTGCGCCGCACGATGGAAGAGGAAAGCTGGGACCTGCAGCCCGGCGGCTCGGTGCGGCAGGCCGACGTGCTGGCCGCTTACGTGCAGCGCATCACGTCCGACGTGAAGCTCGAGCGCCCCATCAAGATCGTGGTGGACAGCGGCAACGGCATCGCGGGCGCCTCGGCACCGGGCATCTTCCGTGCGCTGGGCTGCGAAGTGATCGAGCTGTTCTCACAGGTAGACGGCAACTTCCCCAACCACCATCCCGATCCCAGCAAGCCCGAGAACCTGCGCGACCTGATCCGCGCGCTGCAGGAGAGCGACGCCGAGCTGGGCCTGGCCTTCGACGGCGACGGCGACCGGCTGGGCATCGTCACCAAGGATGGGCAGAACATCTTCCCCGACCGCCAGATGATGCTGTTCGCGCGCGACGTGCTCTCGCGCGTGCCGGGTGCTCCCATCCTGTTCGACGTGAAGTGCACCCAGCGCCTGGCGCCGGCCATCGAGGCCGTGGGCGGGCAGGCCGTGATGTACAAGACGGGTCATTCGCTCATCAAGGCGCGCATGAAGGAGCTCGATTCGCCCCTGGGCGGCGAGATGAGCGGCCACATCTTCTTCAAGGAACGCTGGTTCGGCTTCGATGACGGCACCTACGCCGGCTGCCGCCTGCTCGAGATCCTGAGCCGCCATGACGACCCGAGCGCAGTGCTCAACGACCTGCCCACCAGCCATTCCACGCCCGAGCTGAACGTGGCCTGCGAGGAAGGAGAACCCCACCGCCTGACAGCCGAACTGCAGGCGCTGGCGCAGAGCGCATTCCCGGAGCCGGCGCGCATCAGCACCATCGACGGCCTGCGCGTGGACTGGCCGGACGGCTTCGGCCTGATCCGCGCGAGCAACACCACGCCGGTACTGGTGCTGCGTTTCGAAGGGCATACGCCCGAGGCGCTGCACCGCATCGAAGGCGCCATGCTGGAGCTGCTGCAGCGCGTGAAGCCCGGCGCCGCTCCGGGCGCGGCCGCGCATTGA
- a CDS encoding carbon-nitrogen hydrolase family protein — MRVAAAQASSLPGGPAANVGNHLRFAEAAAAAGVRLLVFPELSLSGYDLAGLAQSAVQPLDEALAPLRSAARRHGMALVAGAPVVSSQPGGKPGIGAITFRPDGGVSVYRKRHLHPGEELYAEPGTEEAHVQDFEGLPVAMAVCADVSHASHADTAARSGAALYAAGMVISSGGHAHDTACAQGHAKRCRMAVLLANHGTPTGGYDCVGRSAFWAPGGERMAEAPGTGDWLVIAERTMAGWTASTCRVAP; from the coding sequence ATGCGCGTCGCGGCGGCCCAGGCCAGTTCGCTGCCCGGCGGGCCGGCAGCGAACGTCGGCAACCACTTGCGCTTCGCCGAGGCCGCGGCGGCGGCGGGCGTGCGGCTGCTGGTCTTTCCCGAGCTCTCGCTGTCGGGCTACGACCTCGCGGGCCTGGCCCAGTCGGCTGTCCAGCCGCTGGACGAAGCGCTCGCGCCGCTGCGCAGTGCCGCGCGTCGCCATGGCATGGCACTGGTGGCCGGTGCGCCGGTTGTCTCCTCGCAGCCCGGCGGCAAGCCCGGAATCGGTGCCATCACCTTCCGGCCGGACGGCGGCGTCAGCGTGTACCGCAAACGCCATCTGCACCCGGGAGAAGAACTCTACGCCGAGCCGGGAACGGAGGAGGCGCATGTACAAGACTTCGAGGGCCTGCCGGTGGCCATGGCGGTATGCGCCGACGTCTCCCATGCATCGCATGCCGATACGGCTGCGCGCTCGGGAGCGGCGCTGTATGCCGCTGGGATGGTGATCTCCAGCGGCGGCCATGCGCACGACACGGCATGCGCGCAGGGCCACGCGAAGCGCTGCAGGATGGCGGTGCTGCTGGCCAACCACGGCACGCCGACCGGAGGCTATGACTGCGTGGGCCGCAGCGCATTCTGGGCACCCGGAGGTGAGCGCATGGCCGAAGCTCCCGGCACGGGGGACTGGCTCGTCATCGCGGAACGCACCATGGCGGGCTGGACCGCTTCCACGTGCCGCGTGGCGCCGTGA
- a CDS encoding 3-deoxy-D-manno-octulosonic acid transferase, which yields MWGARPLLLRKLRRRAVAEPGYGHAVEERFGQYGQAAAPGRDSPDGPLVWIHAVSLGETRAAAILLNELRSQLPGMRLLLTHGTATGRAEGARLLRPGDVQVWQPWDTPGAVGRFLEHFRPAIGVLMETEIWPNLVAGCRQRGIPLVLANARLNEKSLAGARRWAWLARPAYAGLSAAWAQTEADAERLRAAGARVEGVFGNLKFDVVPDAAQLAQGRAWRDASPHPVVLLASSREGEEALWLEALHALQSTTGSMAHAGVQWLLVPRHPQRVAEVRQRIEVAGLTVSSRSGWAGAPGAADVWLGDSLGEMALYYGMAHAALLGGSFAPLGGQNLIEAAACGCPVVTGPHTFNFAEAARLACEAGAALRVADMAEGVAAARALVHDAAALAATRDRALAFTQAHRGAARATATAVVRQLQGR from the coding sequence ATGTGGGGCGCCCGGCCCCTGTTGCTGCGCAAGCTGCGCCGCCGCGCGGTGGCCGAGCCGGGCTACGGCCATGCGGTGGAGGAGCGTTTCGGGCAGTATGGACAGGCTGCGGCACCTGGGAGGGACTCCCCTGACGGACCGCTGGTCTGGATCCATGCCGTCTCGCTGGGCGAAACCCGCGCCGCTGCCATCCTGCTGAACGAACTGCGCAGCCAGTTGCCCGGCATGCGCCTGCTGCTGACCCACGGCACCGCCACGGGCCGCGCCGAAGGGGCCAGGCTGCTGCGGCCCGGTGACGTGCAGGTCTGGCAGCCATGGGATACCCCTGGAGCCGTGGGCCGCTTCCTCGAGCATTTCCGGCCCGCGATCGGCGTGCTGATGGAAACCGAGATCTGGCCCAATCTGGTGGCGGGCTGCCGGCAGCGCGGCATTCCACTGGTGCTGGCCAATGCGCGGCTCAACGAGAAGTCGCTGGCGGGCGCGCGGCGCTGGGCCTGGCTGGCGCGGCCCGCCTACGCAGGACTGTCGGCGGCCTGGGCGCAGACCGAGGCCGATGCCGAACGCCTGCGCGCGGCCGGTGCCCGGGTGGAAGGCGTCTTCGGCAACCTGAAATTCGACGTGGTGCCCGATGCGGCGCAGCTGGCGCAGGGCAGGGCATGGCGCGACGCCAGCCCGCACCCGGTGGTTCTGCTGGCCAGCAGCCGCGAGGGCGAGGAAGCGCTGTGGCTGGAGGCTTTGCATGCCTTGCAGTCCACCACGGGAAGCATGGCCCATGCCGGCGTGCAGTGGCTGCTCGTGCCGCGCCACCCGCAGCGCGTGGCCGAGGTGCGCCAGCGCATCGAGGTGGCCGGCCTCACGGTCTCCAGCCGCAGCGGCTGGGCCGGTGCGCCCGGCGCGGCCGACGTGTGGCTGGGCGATTCGCTGGGCGAGATGGCGCTCTACTACGGCATGGCGCACGCGGCTCTGCTGGGTGGCAGCTTCGCGCCGCTGGGCGGGCAGAACCTGATCGAGGCCGCGGCCTGCGGCTGCCCCGTGGTGACCGGTCCGCACACCTTCAACTTCGCCGAGGCGGCGCGGCTCGCCTGCGAGGCGGGCGCCGCGCTGCGCGTGGCGGACATGGCCGAAGGCGTCGCGGCCGCCAGGGCCCTGGTGCACGACGCGGCCGCGCTCGCCGCCACCCGGGACCGCGCCCTGGCGTTCACCCAGGCGCACCGGGGCGCCGCGCGGGCCACGGCAACGGCCGTAGTGCGGCAACTGCAGGGGCGCTGA